In a genomic window of Labilithrix sp.:
- a CDS encoding protein kinase has protein sequence MPEPDALAAARALLAAGDVDGAVRGFLRQRAFDEAAKAYASKGRYLDGANMLMDAIGVGVSLVGGLDPQRKALAGLAAELFALGKDVDTSTKLFNALGDPRGRAQADAGIKDTGRMAAFRLEREGRAEEALVAYQKLRQLPDAARVAEGLGRVEEAGRIYEEAAMPFDAARCWLALGDPARTLDALLRVPREHADYRKACVQALRIALDLNVLDFRVDQFLSRFVKDGPQADGELESFYMLGKVYAQRDFAESAAEVYEKLAAFRPGYRDVEQKLAALRSDLRGSTRAYEAIVREDAGFQGRALTREVKPANALPDLPDLPELEGLPPLPGAAAPAPAPAQATRRAGGGEATMQVEARAVPAPAAVAPTAAGSPDSAFADLPIGSTVSNGRYVVEKLIGQGGMAAVYRVKDEELGETVALKMFFMQSDATLLHRFKQEVTLSRQLNHPNIVRLYDIGSHGEYKFLTMELLDGQDLRSILDEGKPEIAVALKYLSQACAGLAVAHERGVIHRDLKPENLFVTRDGTLKVMDFGIAKKQTTASSVTQAGMIMGTPLYMSPEQIQDFGSVSHLSDLYSLGIIAYELFTGAVPFQSEDMLNLFFMHYQQEPAPPRDKAPEIPDELEDIILRLLAKDPTKRIQSCRELGSLLAEIRPRPARARTITQR, from the coding sequence ATGCCTGAGCCCGACGCCCTCGCCGCCGCACGCGCCCTCCTCGCCGCCGGCGACGTCGACGGCGCGGTGCGCGGCTTCCTCCGCCAGCGCGCGTTCGACGAGGCGGCGAAGGCGTACGCGAGCAAGGGCCGCTACCTCGACGGCGCGAACATGCTGATGGACGCGATCGGCGTCGGGGTGAGCCTCGTCGGCGGCCTCGATCCGCAGCGCAAGGCGCTCGCGGGCCTCGCGGCGGAGCTCTTCGCGCTCGGCAAGGACGTCGACACGAGCACGAAGCTCTTCAACGCGCTCGGCGATCCCCGCGGCCGCGCGCAAGCCGACGCCGGCATCAAGGACACCGGCCGCATGGCCGCGTTCCGCCTCGAGCGCGAGGGCCGCGCGGAGGAGGCGCTCGTCGCGTACCAGAAGCTGCGGCAGCTGCCGGACGCGGCGCGCGTGGCGGAGGGGCTCGGGCGCGTCGAGGAGGCGGGGCGCATCTACGAGGAGGCGGCGATGCCGTTCGACGCGGCGCGCTGCTGGCTCGCGCTCGGCGATCCGGCGCGCACGCTCGACGCGCTCCTCCGCGTGCCGCGCGAGCACGCGGACTACCGCAAGGCGTGCGTGCAGGCGCTCCGCATCGCGCTCGATCTCAACGTGCTCGACTTCCGCGTCGACCAGTTCCTCTCCCGCTTCGTGAAGGACGGCCCACAGGCCGACGGCGAGCTCGAGTCGTTCTACATGCTGGGCAAGGTCTACGCGCAGCGCGACTTCGCCGAGAGCGCGGCGGAGGTCTACGAGAAGCTCGCGGCGTTCCGTCCGGGCTACCGCGACGTCGAGCAGAAGCTCGCCGCGCTCCGCTCCGACCTGCGCGGCTCGACGCGCGCGTACGAGGCGATCGTCCGCGAAGACGCGGGCTTCCAAGGCCGCGCGCTGACACGCGAGGTGAAGCCGGCGAACGCGCTGCCGGATCTGCCGGACCTTCCGGAGCTCGAAGGCCTGCCGCCGCTCCCCGGCGCCGCTGCTCCTGCTCCCGCACCCGCTCAGGCGACGCGGCGCGCCGGCGGCGGCGAGGCGACGATGCAGGTGGAGGCGCGCGCGGTGCCGGCGCCCGCGGCGGTGGCGCCGACGGCGGCGGGCTCCCCCGACTCCGCGTTCGCGGACCTCCCGATCGGCTCGACGGTCAGCAACGGCCGCTACGTGGTCGAGAAGCTGATCGGCCAGGGCGGCATGGCGGCGGTGTACCGCGTGAAGGACGAGGAGCTCGGCGAGACGGTCGCGCTGAAGATGTTCTTCATGCAGTCGGACGCGACGCTCCTTCATCGCTTCAAGCAGGAGGTCACGCTCTCGCGCCAGCTCAATCATCCGAACATCGTGCGCCTCTACGACATCGGCTCGCACGGCGAATACAAGTTCCTCACGATGGAGCTCCTCGACGGCCAGGACCTCCGCTCGATCCTCGACGAGGGCAAGCCGGAGATCGCCGTCGCGCTGAAGTACCTCTCGCAGGCGTGCGCGGGCCTCGCGGTGGCGCACGAGCGCGGGGTCATCCATCGCGACCTGAAGCCGGAGAACCTCTTCGTGACGAGGGACGGCACGCTGAAGGTCATGGACTTCGGCATCGCGAAGAAGCAGACGACGGCCTCGAGCGTGACGCAGGCGGGCATGATCATGGGCACGCCGCTCTACATGTCGCCGGAGCAGATCCAGGACTTCGGGTCCGTGAGCCATCTCTCGGACCTCTACTCGCTCGGCATCATCGCCTACGAGCTCTTCACGGGCGCGGTCCCGTTCCAGAGCGAGGACATGCTGAACCTCTTCTTCATGCACTACCAGCAGGAGCCGGCGCCCCCCCGCGATAAGGCCCCGGAGATCCCGGACGAGCTCGAAGACATCATCCTCCGCCTCCTCGCGAAGGACCCGACGAAGCGCATCCAGAGCTGCCGCGAGCTCGGCTCCCTCCTCGCCGAGATCCGCCCACGCCCAGCCCGCGCGCGGACGATCACGCAGCGCTGA
- a CDS encoding PilT/PilU family type 4a pilus ATPase — protein MLKPKELHTGFSAATWGSEAERAAFVEEAGAQPVAEIQKLLATMLDPAALMDMRRHESRIVAFSAIVTQSATPELFSPFVRALRPADSRLRAALVALVPRVNNIQRHGELCALLGAPEPEVRRAATEALRPVVGPSAFEILQQLVADRGFGGRTEAMDVVAGKAAHHAIPLLTKAIEVGSPAEGEHAIGLLGDATIMAKDLPGARKVLAATMDGPNPSIVAAAALALAGLSDEGEFLAALEARIDATNPVLVKAIIGALRRYSGEWVFEYLLRKFREGPSAMRLHILDVVESIKHEGSLPLMLEALANRRLDVRMRAADVLSRLGTSGAVDVARVVIWLLRSHDVNVRRIAIEVAKNVGDRDGELTPKLLRFLRDEDWWVRERVMDTLVEMAGPTLARHLAAILQDPSDVVRRFAIGGFARLRDPKAIGVLVRTALDDPDWWVREQAISTIADLGDKKAIPYLLEVMKRHELERVPVLHALTKLGATEAIPAVVDLLADEDADVRLAAVGCLAALDARAAGDQVRALATDDDPRVRRAALEALARWQVQGAALEVESALSALDQLLVAMAKMGADDLILIPERAPSVKHMNAVVPLIEGELSAEQLKAMLFAHLTPLQVATLAKLSDVDFSHEVKTHQLRFRAHILTERRGFGAVFRIVKNEIPAMDKLGLPSIARTFGDFKNGLVLVGGPTGSGKSTTLAAVIDRINRSSGRHIVTVEDPIEVVHAQHKSLINQRELGTHTGSLAHAMRSTLRQDPDVILVGELRDLATISFAVSAAETGHLVFGTVHTLSAQATVDRLVNAFPAGQQPQVRSQLADTLRAVLCQQLVRTADGRGRALAVEVMVNTEAVAALLRKGKTFQIPNIVQSSRDLGMQSMDAELIRLVREGLVTKDEGWLKANDKKAFETAFAPPPAQPQPSAAPQPPASTQPLRSRLFGGS, from the coding sequence ATGCTCAAACCGAAAGAGCTCCACACGGGTTTCTCCGCCGCGACGTGGGGGTCGGAGGCGGAGCGCGCGGCCTTCGTCGAGGAGGCCGGCGCGCAGCCGGTCGCCGAGATCCAGAAGCTCCTCGCGACGATGCTCGACCCCGCCGCGCTGATGGACATGCGCCGCCACGAGTCGCGCATCGTCGCCTTCTCCGCCATCGTCACGCAGAGCGCCACGCCGGAGCTCTTCTCGCCGTTCGTGCGCGCGCTCCGTCCCGCCGACTCGCGCCTCCGCGCCGCGCTCGTCGCGCTCGTGCCGCGCGTGAACAACATCCAGCGCCACGGCGAGCTGTGCGCGCTCCTCGGCGCGCCGGAGCCCGAGGTCCGGAGGGCCGCGACGGAGGCGCTCCGGCCCGTCGTCGGTCCGTCGGCGTTCGAGATCCTGCAGCAGCTCGTCGCCGATCGCGGCTTCGGCGGACGCACCGAGGCGATGGACGTCGTCGCCGGCAAGGCCGCGCACCACGCGATCCCGCTCCTCACGAAGGCGATCGAGGTCGGCTCCCCCGCCGAGGGCGAGCACGCGATCGGCCTCCTCGGCGACGCGACGATCATGGCGAAGGACCTGCCCGGCGCGCGCAAGGTCCTCGCCGCCACGATGGACGGGCCGAACCCGAGCATCGTCGCCGCCGCGGCGCTCGCGCTCGCGGGCCTCTCGGACGAGGGCGAGTTCCTCGCCGCGCTCGAGGCGCGGATCGACGCGACGAACCCCGTCCTCGTGAAGGCGATCATCGGCGCGCTCCGCCGCTACAGCGGGGAGTGGGTCTTCGAGTACCTCCTCCGGAAGTTCCGCGAGGGGCCGTCGGCGATGCGCCTCCACATCCTCGACGTGGTGGAGTCGATCAAGCACGAGGGATCGCTCCCGCTCATGCTCGAGGCGCTCGCGAACCGCCGCCTCGACGTCCGCATGCGCGCGGCCGACGTGCTCTCGCGCCTCGGCACGAGCGGCGCGGTCGACGTCGCGCGCGTCGTCATCTGGCTCCTCCGCAGCCACGACGTCAACGTGCGCCGCATCGCGATCGAGGTCGCGAAGAACGTCGGCGATCGCGACGGCGAGCTCACGCCCAAGCTGCTCCGCTTCCTCCGCGACGAGGACTGGTGGGTGCGCGAGCGCGTGATGGACACCCTCGTCGAGATGGCGGGGCCGACCCTCGCGCGCCACCTCGCCGCGATCCTGCAAGACCCCTCCGACGTCGTGCGCCGCTTCGCGATCGGCGGCTTCGCGCGGCTCCGCGACCCGAAGGCGATCGGCGTCCTCGTCCGCACCGCGCTCGACGATCCGGATTGGTGGGTGCGGGAGCAGGCCATCTCCACCATCGCCGACCTCGGAGACAAGAAGGCGATCCCCTACCTCCTCGAGGTCATGAAGCGCCACGAGCTCGAGCGCGTCCCGGTGCTGCATGCGCTGACGAAGCTCGGCGCGACGGAGGCGATCCCCGCCGTCGTCGACCTCCTCGCCGACGAGGACGCCGACGTGCGCCTCGCCGCGGTGGGGTGCCTCGCGGCGCTCGACGCGCGCGCGGCGGGCGATCAGGTCCGCGCGCTCGCGACCGACGACGATCCGCGCGTGCGCCGCGCCGCGCTCGAGGCCCTCGCGCGCTGGCAGGTGCAAGGCGCCGCCCTCGAGGTGGAGTCCGCGCTGAGCGCGCTCGATCAGCTCCTCGTCGCGATGGCGAAGATGGGCGCCGACGACCTGATCCTGATCCCGGAGCGCGCGCCGTCGGTGAAGCACATGAACGCGGTCGTGCCGCTGATCGAGGGCGAGCTCTCGGCCGAGCAGCTGAAGGCGATGCTCTTCGCGCACCTCACCCCGCTCCAGGTCGCGACCCTCGCGAAGCTCTCCGACGTCGACTTCTCGCACGAGGTGAAGACGCACCAGCTCCGCTTCCGCGCGCACATCCTCACCGAGCGCCGCGGCTTCGGCGCGGTGTTCCGGATCGTGAAGAACGAGATCCCCGCGATGGACAAGCTCGGCTTGCCCTCGATCGCGCGGACGTTCGGCGACTTCAAGAACGGCCTCGTCCTCGTCGGCGGCCCGACCGGCTCCGGCAAGAGCACCACCCTCGCCGCCGTCATCGACCGCATCAACCGGAGCTCGGGCCGGCACATCGTCACGGTGGAGGACCCGATCGAGGTCGTCCACGCGCAGCACAAGTCCCTCATCAACCAGCGCGAGCTCGGCACCCACACCGGATCGCTCGCGCACGCGATGCGCTCCACGCTGCGCCAGGACCCCGACGTCATCCTCGTCGGCGAGCTCCGCGACCTCGCGACGATCTCGTTCGCGGTCTCCGCCGCGGAGACGGGCCACCTCGTGTTCGGCACCGTGCACACCCTCTCCGCGCAGGCGACCGTCGACCGCCTCGTGAACGCGTTCCCCGCGGGGCAGCAGCCGCAGGTGCGATCGCAGCTCGCCGACACGCTCCGCGCGGTGCTCTGCCAGCAGCTCGTCCGCACCGCCGACGGCAGGGGCCGCGCGCTCGCGGTCGAGGTGATGGTCAACACCGAGGCCGTCGCCGCGCTCCTCCGCAAGGGCAAGACGTTCCAGATCCCGAACATCGTGCAGAGCTCACGCGATCTCGGGATGCAGTCGATGGACGCGGAGCTGATCCGCCTCGTCCGCGAGGGCCTCGTGACGAAGGACGAGGGCTGGCTCAAGGCGAACGACAAGAAGGCCTTCGAGACCGCGTTCGCGCCGCCGCCCGCGCAGCCGCAGCCCTCGGCCGCGCCGCAGCCGCCGGCGTCGACGCAGCCGCTCCGCTCGCGGCTCTTCGGAGGGAGCTGA
- a CDS encoding aldehyde dehydrogenase family protein: protein MTAGVFPLTSPATGKELSAVEATPADDVAEAVERARAAQAKWAAITPERRARDVAKVKKRILERAEEIGRLIHDETGKPEVEALLGEVLASADVAVYWADIAPEELEPLEAELDTLAYPKKRAWIHREARGVIGLVMPWNFPFALPLRTIVPALIAGNACVLKPSEITPRTGALIADLFKGIVPDDLVTVVQGGGDVGGALVDADVDFVVFTGSTATGKKVAHACAERLLPCVVELGGKDAAIVLADADLDRAANGILWGAMMNAGQNCGAVERVYAVKSIADELAKKVAAAAKALRFGADVGPLTTEAQQATVKRHLEAAKTAGAEILTGGEAVESEDTKTGWRPTVVKIDDDEAALISDETFGPVVPITPVADAEEAITRANASRYGLTASLWTEDVRAAEKLAHRLKAGVVTINNHSFTGAIPSLPWGGVGESGWGFTGSPLALEHLTRPRAIVIDRNRAARETWWYPYSPTLKRLALTFALLRGGAKSIGARVGAFFALLGILPKRMGELKSGKPASD from the coding sequence ATGACCGCCGGAGTCTTCCCGTTGACGAGCCCCGCCACGGGCAAGGAGCTCTCCGCTGTCGAGGCGACTCCCGCCGACGACGTCGCGGAGGCCGTCGAGCGCGCTCGCGCCGCGCAGGCGAAGTGGGCGGCGATCACGCCGGAGCGCCGGGCGCGCGACGTCGCGAAGGTGAAGAAGCGCATCCTCGAGCGGGCGGAGGAGATCGGTCGCCTGATCCATGACGAGACAGGGAAGCCCGAGGTCGAGGCGCTGCTCGGCGAGGTGCTCGCGAGCGCCGACGTCGCGGTGTACTGGGCGGACATCGCGCCGGAGGAGCTCGAGCCGCTCGAGGCCGAGCTCGACACGCTCGCGTACCCGAAGAAGCGCGCGTGGATCCATCGCGAGGCGCGCGGCGTCATCGGCCTCGTGATGCCGTGGAACTTCCCGTTCGCCCTGCCGCTCCGCACGATCGTTCCCGCGCTCATCGCCGGCAACGCGTGCGTGCTGAAGCCGAGCGAGATCACGCCGCGTACGGGCGCGCTCATCGCCGACCTCTTCAAGGGGATCGTCCCCGACGATCTCGTGACGGTGGTGCAGGGCGGCGGCGATGTCGGCGGCGCGCTCGTCGACGCGGACGTCGACTTCGTCGTCTTCACCGGCAGCACCGCGACGGGGAAGAAGGTCGCGCACGCGTGCGCGGAGCGGCTCCTGCCGTGCGTGGTGGAGCTCGGCGGCAAGGACGCCGCGATCGTCCTCGCGGACGCCGATCTCGATCGCGCCGCGAACGGGATCCTCTGGGGCGCGATGATGAACGCGGGCCAGAACTGCGGCGCGGTCGAGCGCGTCTACGCGGTGAAATCGATCGCCGACGAGCTCGCGAAGAAGGTCGCCGCGGCGGCGAAGGCGCTCCGCTTCGGCGCGGACGTCGGGCCGCTCACGACCGAGGCGCAGCAGGCGACCGTGAAGCGCCACCTCGAGGCGGCGAAGACGGCGGGCGCGGAGATCCTCACCGGCGGCGAGGCGGTCGAGTCGGAGGATACGAAGACGGGCTGGCGGCCGACGGTGGTGAAGATCGACGACGACGAAGCGGCGCTGATCAGCGACGAGACGTTCGGGCCGGTCGTGCCGATCACGCCGGTCGCGGACGCGGAGGAGGCGATCACGCGCGCGAACGCCTCGCGCTACGGCCTCACCGCGAGCCTCTGGACGGAGGACGTGCGCGCGGCCGAGAAGCTCGCCCATCGCCTCAAGGCGGGGGTCGTGACGATCAACAACCACTCGTTCACGGGGGCGATCCCGTCGTTGCCGTGGGGCGGGGTGGGGGAGAGCGGCTGGGGGTTCACCGGCTCGCCGCTCGCGCTCGAGCACCTGACGCGTCCGCGCGCGATCGTCATCGATCGCAACCGCGCCGCGCGCGAGACGTGGTGGTACCCGTATTCGCCGACGTTGAAGCGCCTCGCGCTCACGTTCGCGCTCCTCCGCGGCGGCGCGAAGTCGATCGGCGCGCGCGTCGGAGCGTTCTTCGCGCTGCTCGGCATCTTGCCGAAGCGCATGGGCGAGCTGAAGAGTGGCAAGCCCGCGAGCGATTAA
- a CDS encoding TetR/AcrR family transcriptional regulator, translated as MASPRAIKKKRARRPSRAGIPYKKSEATREHLLATAVDLIARRGLAGASFTELAEAAGTSKGGIAYYFESKDELLASVLARCCEVMEARVRAAFLGGELAPLERVRRALAEMWRHRSAGVAEMRALTELHMFARQDPALRRSLGEALTRARRQMIDVGLTSLLTLGIRPRVDAELVPRLIIGMLDGLALQHEVDPLGEAQQTELLHAIELAIVGLFTTE; from the coding sequence GTGGCAAGCCCGCGAGCGATTAAGAAGAAGCGGGCGCGCCGGCCGAGCCGCGCGGGGATCCCGTACAAGAAGAGCGAGGCGACGCGGGAGCACCTCCTCGCGACCGCGGTCGACCTCATCGCGCGCCGCGGCCTCGCCGGCGCGAGCTTCACCGAGCTCGCGGAGGCGGCGGGCACGAGCAAGGGCGGCATCGCGTACTACTTCGAGAGCAAGGACGAGCTCCTCGCGAGCGTGCTCGCGCGTTGCTGCGAGGTGATGGAGGCGCGGGTCCGCGCGGCCTTCCTCGGCGGCGAGCTCGCGCCGCTCGAGCGCGTCCGCCGCGCGCTCGCGGAGATGTGGCGTCATCGCAGCGCGGGCGTCGCCGAGATGCGCGCGCTCACGGAGCTGCACATGTTCGCGCGCCAGGACCCGGCCCTCCGTCGCTCGCTCGGCGAAGCGCTCACGCGCGCGCGTCGCCAGATGATCGACGTCGGCCTCACGAGCCTCCTCACGCTCGGCATCCGTCCACGCGTGGACGCGGAGCTCGTGCCGCGCCTCATCATCGGCATGCTCGACGGCCTCGCGCTGCAGCACGAGGTCGACCCTCTCGGTGAGGCGCAGCAAACGGAGCTCCTCCACGCGATCGAGCTCGCGATCGTGGGACTGTTCACGACGGAGTGA
- a CDS encoding type IV pilus twitching motility protein PilT, translating to MARLDSFLRMVVDQKASDLHFHSGTVPIIRHDGDLVTLPFRSLSEEETARFVMEIMTPEQRAVFEKQKQIDFAYVVEGCARFRVNIFMQSRGIGSVFRVVPDVMPTLEQLRLPPAIRRLAKYPNGLVLVTGATGSGKSTTLAAMVNEVNRTMRKHIITLEDPIEFVHVPRESIVTQRQVGKHVDTFAAALRSALRESPDVVVVGEMRDFETVSLAVSAAETGVLVFGTLHTNSAAKAVDRIIDMCPEELHEQMRNVVSTLLKGVVAQSLCKRANGEGRAALTEILLNNYAVANMIRENKTFQLDGYLASGEALASGMQSLDQSILARVKEGEITAEDALRYARYPDTLKTLLATIPEDA from the coding sequence GTGGCGCGCCTCGACTCCTTCCTCCGCATGGTCGTCGATCAGAAGGCGAGCGACCTCCATTTCCACTCCGGCACCGTGCCGATCATCCGGCACGACGGCGACCTCGTCACGCTCCCGTTCCGCTCCCTCTCGGAGGAGGAGACCGCGCGCTTCGTGATGGAGATCATGACGCCGGAGCAGCGGGCGGTCTTCGAGAAGCAGAAGCAGATCGACTTCGCCTACGTCGTCGAGGGGTGCGCGCGCTTCCGCGTGAACATCTTCATGCAGTCGCGCGGCATCGGCTCCGTCTTCCGCGTCGTCCCCGACGTGATGCCCACCCTCGAGCAGCTCCGCCTCCCGCCTGCGATCCGGCGGCTCGCGAAGTACCCGAACGGCCTCGTCCTCGTCACCGGCGCGACCGGCTCCGGCAAGTCGACCACGCTCGCGGCGATGGTGAACGAGGTGAACCGCACGATGCGGAAGCACATCATCACGCTCGAGGACCCGATCGAGTTCGTGCACGTGCCGCGCGAGAGCATCGTGACGCAGCGCCAGGTCGGCAAACACGTCGACACGTTCGCCGCCGCGCTCCGCTCGGCCCTCCGCGAATCTCCCGATGTCGTCGTCGTCGGCGAAATGCGCGACTTCGAGACGGTCTCGCTCGCGGTGTCGGCGGCCGAGACCGGCGTCCTCGTCTTCGGCACCCTCCACACGAACTCCGCCGCGAAGGCGGTCGACCGCATCATCGACATGTGCCCCGAGGAGCTGCACGAGCAGATGCGCAACGTCGTCTCGACGCTCCTCAAGGGCGTCGTCGCGCAGTCGCTCTGCAAGCGCGCGAACGGCGAGGGCCGCGCGGCGCTCACGGAGATCCTCCTCAACAACTACGCCGTCGCGAACATGATCCGCGAGAACAAGACGTTCCAGCTCGACGGCTACCTCGCCTCGGGCGAGGCGCTCGCATCGGGGATGCAGAGCCTCGATCAGTCGATCCTCGCGCGCGTGAAGGAGGGCGAGATCACGGCGGAGGACGCGCTCCGCTACGCGCGTTACCCTGATACGTTGAAGACGCTCCTCGCCACGATCCCGGAAGATGCCTGA
- a CDS encoding Hsp70 family protein, translated as MASEPILGIDLGTSNSCVAVATSSAGAVVIPNRGHGTTPSVVAIAPDGSITVGHAAKRQVATNADNTFIALKRLIGRRFDEPEIAARAAQGLFESPNGDIRVRHHDRVYALAELNALILAELKAAAEAHLGQAVTKAVITVPAYFNDAQRNSTRDAGTIAGLEVVRMINEPTAAAVAYGYGRGLDKKVVVYDLGGGTFDISIVSCKADGSFEVLGTGGDTLLGGEDFDRLIAAFFAERFKREHGFDPPSDHATELRLKQAAEDAKTQLSMREIVEVDVPHLVVHPERGPLHLRCTLTRHVFDHKTKKLVARTIDLTRQALDEAKTPIAEVDDLLLVGGASRIPAIHHAVTALLGKKPSQRVHPDEAVALGAALVAHGLGAGERFAEGDPPPVRLRDRTPYTLGVRLRGNRREALVPKNTPLPTRVRRNFATTREGQTFVDVVVLQGESEVADECTLLADFRLDDIRPGPPGGVSLDLTLAVDENGVVSVTAMDVATQHAQSIRILASTDLSREDVARMAQAARNRQPGALAEPVAPVSAQDLFPADEPPSGHMPIHLGDAKGPSQPAGVAVSGVPVSGVSVSGVSVVPANVTQPIVQRPALATSVTQPMPQRPGTATTQPIVREARPMRRDPRAEEEEDDAPPLSVPRIDMLSSQPKIDPRIEVKPEPPRSGVPTVPSPAASIVATEVMAAAATTRSAVPTVPSPVAAVVEPAPRSGTPTVPSPIATLGGDLPPLAATPPRVSTAATAATAAKRSSAKPGGFRAQLKQLIASCEAAARTASVALASSDFATAKVEEGQTALARARAALTSEDEAAMRECAFELAGIEQTLTTLLA; from the coding sequence ATGGCGTCTGAACCGATCCTCGGCATCGATCTCGGCACCTCGAACTCGTGTGTCGCAGTGGCCACTTCGTCGGCGGGCGCCGTCGTGATCCCGAATCGAGGCCACGGCACGACGCCGTCGGTCGTCGCGATCGCGCCGGACGGCTCCATCACGGTGGGGCACGCCGCGAAGCGGCAGGTCGCGACGAACGCGGACAACACGTTCATCGCGCTGAAGCGGCTCATCGGACGGCGGTTCGACGAGCCGGAGATCGCGGCGCGCGCGGCGCAGGGTTTGTTCGAGAGCCCGAACGGGGACATCCGGGTCCGCCACCACGATCGCGTGTACGCGCTCGCCGAGCTGAACGCGCTCATCCTCGCGGAGCTGAAGGCGGCCGCGGAGGCGCACCTCGGGCAAGCGGTGACGAAGGCGGTCATCACCGTGCCGGCGTACTTCAACGACGCGCAGCGCAACTCGACGCGCGACGCGGGGACGATCGCGGGGCTCGAGGTGGTCCGCATGATCAACGAGCCGACCGCGGCCGCGGTCGCGTACGGCTACGGGCGCGGGCTCGACAAGAAGGTCGTCGTCTACGACCTCGGCGGCGGGACGTTCGACATCTCGATCGTGAGCTGCAAGGCGGACGGCTCGTTCGAGGTCCTCGGCACCGGCGGCGACACGCTCCTCGGGGGCGAGGACTTCGATCGCCTCATCGCCGCGTTCTTCGCCGAGCGCTTCAAGCGCGAGCACGGGTTCGATCCGCCGTCCGATCACGCGACCGAGCTCCGGCTCAAGCAAGCGGCGGAGGACGCGAAGACGCAGCTCTCGATGCGCGAGATCGTCGAGGTCGACGTCCCGCACCTCGTCGTGCACCCGGAGCGGGGGCCGCTCCACCTCCGCTGCACGCTCACGCGTCACGTCTTCGATCACAAGACGAAGAAGCTCGTCGCGCGCACGATCGACCTCACGAGGCAGGCGCTCGACGAGGCGAAGACGCCGATCGCGGAGGTCGACGATCTGCTCCTCGTCGGCGGCGCGAGCCGCATCCCCGCGATCCACCACGCGGTGACGGCGCTGCTCGGGAAGAAGCCGTCGCAGCGCGTGCACCCCGACGAGGCGGTCGCGCTCGGCGCCGCGCTCGTCGCGCACGGCCTCGGCGCGGGGGAGCGCTTCGCGGAGGGCGATCCGCCGCCGGTCCGCCTCCGCGACCGCACGCCGTACACGCTCGGCGTGCGCCTCCGCGGCAACCGGCGCGAGGCGCTGGTCCCGAAGAACACGCCGCTCCCCACGCGCGTGCGCCGCAACTTCGCGACGACGCGCGAGGGGCAGACGTTCGTCGACGTCGTCGTCCTGCAGGGGGAGAGCGAGGTCGCCGACGAGTGCACCTTGCTCGCCGACTTCCGCCTCGACGACATCCGTCCCGGGCCGCCGGGCGGCGTCTCGCTCGACCTCACGCTCGCGGTCGACGAGAACGGCGTCGTGTCGGTGACGGCGATGGACGTCGCGACGCAGCACGCGCAGTCGATCCGCATCCTCGCGTCGACGGACCTCTCGCGCGAGGACGTCGCGCGCATGGCGCAGGCCGCGCGGAACCGGCAGCCGGGCGCGCTCGCGGAGCCGGTCGCGCCGGTCTCGGCGCAGGACCTCTTCCCGGCCGACGAGCCGCCGTCGGGCCACATGCCGATCCACCTCGGCGACGCGAAGGGCCCGTCGCAACCGGCAGGCGTCGCGGTCTCGGGGGTCCCGGTCTCGGGGGTCTCGGTCTCGGGGGTCTCGGTCGTTCCGGCGAACGTGACGCAGCCGATCGTGCAGCGGCCGGCGCTCGCGACGAGCGTGACGCAGCCGATGCCGCAACGTCCGGGCACCGCGACGACGCAGCCGATCGTCCGCGAGGCGCGCCCCATGCGCCGCGACCCACGCGCCGAGGAGGAGGAGGACGACGCGCCGCCGCTCTCGGTGCCGCGGATCGACATGTTGTCGTCGCAGCCGAAGATCGACCCACGCATCGAGGTGAAGCCGGAGCCGCCGCGCTCCGGCGTGCCGACGGTGCCGTCGCCGGCGGCGAGCATCGTCGCGACGGAGGTCATGGCCGCGGCGGCGACGACGAGGTCGGCGGTGCCCACGGTGCCGTCGCCGGTCGCGGCCGTGGTGGAGCCGGCGCCGCGCTCGGGCACGCCGACCGTGCCGTCACCGATCGCGACGCTCGGCGGAGACCTGCCGCCGCTCGCGGCGACGCCGCCGCGCGTGTCGACGGCGGCGACGGCGGCGACGGCGGCGAAGCGCTCGTCGGCGAAGCCGGGCGGCTTTCGCGCGCAGCTCAAGCAGCTGATCGCGTCGTGCGAGGCGGCGGCGAGGACGGCGTCGGTCGCGCTCGCGAGCTCGGACTTCGCGACGGCGAAGGTCGAGGAGGGTCAGACCGCGCTGGCGCGTGCGCGCGCCGCCCTCACGAGCGAGGACGAAGCGGCGATGCGCGAGTGCGCCTTCGAGCTCGCGGGCATCGAGCAGACGCTGACGACGCTGCTCGCCTGA